From one Gracilinanus agilis isolate LMUSP501 chromosome 5, AgileGrace, whole genome shotgun sequence genomic stretch:
- the LOC123249823 gene encoding hybrid PKS-NRPS synthetase pynA-like, with translation MSAVNQDGRSVTPITRPSQKQQEKLLESIYSTHINPSFVRYIEAHGTGTPAGDPTEAESIGNIVGRTRSRNAPPLKIGSVKGNIGHTESAAGIAGLIKVLLMMHHEKIVPSLHYSESMSSIDAEKLNLSIPTEVEEWEESLEFGRIAGVNSFGFGGSNAHVIVRQFKQSCQQMPSKRPYELFVLSAASSKSLNLMMEDTAQQLHQNDHVSLQNLSYTSACRRSHANYKYRKAFVTTSLENLQQQLNSATGVQTTQTKGTPQLIFVFCGNGAHYKGMGKVLLRTEPVFREKCQEINHLFLQYVPIKLLDLIEEEFDDFSRPEVSQPLLFLIQVALVSLLKFWGIEPSAIVGHSVGEVAAAHCAGCLTLEDAVKIIHYRSSFQAKVTGGKMLVVGNIPIEEISKSLAPHSGKVCIAAFNSPYSCTLSGEADAMDALREELSQQFGARNIFLFELQVPAAYHSHMMDPIIPDITESIKGLVRQEPEVEIVSTVTGERASAEDFTTGKYWARNIREPVAFTRAIQTLAQGRENAIFLEIAPKQVLQRNIKETLGKQSVVLPALQAEKDYETLFALVTNLFESGYNLNWPQFYDGLKTVPTDYPRYQFDRQNLNTYLKSLQQQQQSMSSANHPLISSANSNSELTCTLSQSTASYVYEHKNNGVPLVPGALFAEVGLASVMISSRPKIPLSACELSINFVTPCVVNQASLDLQVKLEWKKTATEFKILSLSSVVYATGQVTKLPAGSLSERKGLPLKDIFERCKSVLAIREFYEILSLVGFQYGAIFQQLGDISYCDELKEGIANIRVNEATRREMHDYHIHPVLLDCFMQMTAILASTGTKTRGKAAFPSSIGSLVVFRPLEEEMKIYMKANKSTENYLEVCGFLTDKHGQVLAELKHVGITYMTQGSANDDFLFENKWKPISPVPVAGYSMDSPPFLVFADKFGVAQQLKKYLHSQSKYITSEEWEAVQNSEESERERMKKEIEGFHDVLFMWGIQNFSEETPGTIIMKYSAKCCETFRQIILALRGQNAPCSVTLITYRATSRNIDQINPGPVLSGMTRCCFVEVPDITFKMVDISFPSTQDIASLAEAVIKYKGQEYPELWIDQGRMYINEIRRTPYELPSDTQIPKDTHTPGVFSLYTANPYKAIDVSAQATEPEDLPLENHSVEVQVERICVHSEDYFPVSTSSLTFGKTLYWTEHTMEKHHLLALDFSGTVTKIGKGVKEVKVGDHIATCFPVGASSRVFIPEMICFQTKKLPIFRNTPCVSYFIIAWKILTQILPRPKSLAPLSVICTHPGSTLGQVLTLAAKEMGWKANLLSPSPGVQKTLKECQALIFLSPLSSFSKEMLSDLSNLRDVVVLYGSHQPEFLQQLFHNSQDHIQVHTLNISPVFQKSALIHNNRAIYQWVKSMTFKKNTNLAFSLFQPTGSLACTEPAPDSYFTCKAIPLLVLGGRSPEREVSDIPKNAAGKKLFKSNAVYIVSGGLSGLGFETVRFIAQKGGGSVVILSRRSPNAEQQLEMQSMERQNEGCKIISLQCDVTLHSDVNKVISSIGNIFPKVPIKGVFHSAVVLDDAHLEALNVSRFEKVLSPKVAGVINLHYATRGHKLDYFVCYSSLTSFLGNATQANYAAANSFLDLFCHYRRNCGLAGQSINWGALNLGLLLNKDNLHKFLASKGILTLQKSEVYEYLEKSLLLNNPQQAIVKFNIRAMKNYFFSQVPYFRIRFGHFLQNEDNTLAEPNSMAHQDSSSMATQDYIYSLVSELSNINPKDITMNTPLMSLGMDSMSAMTLQNRLFQDKKVDVPLIKFLDPNATLMTIQALLEGQSEEPVNNGDSDTIQDTYF, from the coding sequence ATGAGTGCAGTGAATCAGGATGGGCGATCAGTAACTCCCATCACCAGACCCTCTCAGAAACAACAGGAGAAACTTCTAGAGAGCATTTATTCAACTCACATCAACCCATCATTTGTGCGTTACATCGAAGCCCATGGCACAGGAACACCTGCTGGAGACCCGACTGAAGCAGAAAGCATAGGCAACATTGTTGGTAGAACAAGATCTAGAAATGCTCCTCCTCTGAAGATTGGTTCAGTGAAAGGCAATATTGGTCATACCGAGTCAGCCGCTGGAATAGCCGGCCTAATTAAAGTGCTTCTGATGATGCACCATGAAAAGATCGTCCCATCACTCCACTATTCAGAGAGTATGAGTAGCATAGATGCAGAAAAGTTAAATCTCTCCATCCCCACAGAAGTCGAGGAGTGGGAAGAGTCTTTAGAATTTGGCAGAATAGCTGGCGTGAACAGCTTTGGATTTGGAGGGTCCAATGCCCATGTTATTGTCAGACAGTTTAAGCAGTCATGCCAGCAAATGCCTTCTAAAAGACCCTACGAACTATTTGTACTTTCAGCAGCATCCAGTAAGTCTCTCAACCTCATGATGGAAGACACAGCTCAGCAACTGCATCAGAATGACCACGTATCTCTCCAGAATCTGAGCTACACCTCGGCCTGCAGAAGAAGCCATGCCAActacaaatatagaaaagcattTGTGACAACTTCCCTAGAAAATCTCCAGCAACAACTTAATTCAGCAACTGGAGTCCAAACAACTCAGACAAAGGGGACTCCTCAATTAATATTTGTGTTCTGTGGTAATGGAGCCCATTACAAGGGGATGGGCAAGGTCTTGCTTAGGACAGAACCAGTATTCAGGGAAAAGTGCCAAGAAATCAATCATTTGTTTCTCCAATATGTACCTATCAAGCTATTGGATTTAATAGAAGAGGAATTTGATGATTTTTCAAGACCTGAAGTCTCCCAGCCACTCCTCTTCCTAATCCAGGTGGCTTTAGTATCCCTCCTAAAATTCTGGGGCATTGAGCCCTCTGCTATCGTGGGGCATTCAGTTGGGGAAGTTGCTGCTGCCCACTGTGCGGGGTGTCTCACCCTTGAGGATGCTGTGAAGATTATTCACTATAGGAGCAGCTTTCAGGCAAAGGTCACTGGTGGGAAAATGTTGGTAGTTGGAAACATTCCCATAGAGGAAATCTCAAAATCATTAGCCCCCCACTCTGGAAAGGTCTGCATTGCAGCCTTCAATAGTCCCTATTCCTGCACATTGTCAGGAGAAGCTGATGCGATGGATGCCCTTCGTGAAGAACTATCTCAGCAATTTGGAGCGAGGAATATATTTCTCTTTGAGTTACAAGTTCCTGCTGCTTATCACAGTCATATGATGGATCCAATCATCCCTGACATTACCGAGAGCATAAAGGGTTTGGTGAGGCAGGAGCCTGAAGTGGAAATTGTCTCCACAGTGACAGGAGAAAGAGCTTCTGCAGAGGATTTTACAACGGGCAAATATTGGGCCAGAAACATCCGAGAACCAGTCGCTTTCACACGGGCCATCCAAACTTTAGCTCAAGGAAGGGAAAATGCAATCTTCCTTGAAATAGCCCCAAAACAAGTATTACAAAGGAATATCAAAGAGACATTAGGAAAACAAAGTGTTGTTCTGCCTGCACTGCAAGCAGAGAAAGATTATGAGACCCTTTTTGCTCTGGTCACAAATCTATTTGAATCGGGATATAATCTCAATTGGCCACAGTTCTATGATGGGTTGAAGACAGTTCCAACAGACTATCCAAGATATCAGTTTGATCGTCAGAATCTCAATACATACCTGAAAAgcctgcagcagcagcagcagagcaTGAGCAGTGCCAACCATCCTCTCATAAGCAGTGCAAATAGCAACTCAGAACTCACCTGCACACTCTCTCAGAGTACAGCATCCTATGTTTATGAGCACAAAAACAATGGGGTGCCTCTGGTTCCAGGGGCCCTCTTTGCTGAGGTTGGCTTAGCTTCAGTGATGATCAGTTCAAGACCCAAGATACCTCTAAGCGCATGTGAGCTGAGCATCAATTTTGTCACTCCCTGTGTGGTAAACCAAGCTTCCCTTGACTTGCAAGTCAAACTTGAATGGAAAAAGACAGCAACAGAATTCAAAATACTCTCTCTGTCCTCTGTGGTTTATGCCACAGGGCAAGTTACCAAATTACCAGCAGGAAGTTTAAGTGAAAGAAAAGGTCTCCCTCTTAAGGACATCTTTGAAAGATGTAAGTCAGTCTTGGCCATCAGGGAATTCTATGAAATCCTCTCTCTTGTGGGTTTTCAGTATGGTGCCATTTTCCAACAACTAGGTGACATTTCATACTGTGATGAGTTAAAGGAAGGCATTGCAAACATTAGAGTGAACGAAGCCACCAGAAGGGAAATGCACGACTATCACATTCACCCAGTGTTGCTAGACTGCTTCATGCAGATGACAGCTATTCTGGCCAGCACAGGCACAAAAACTAGAGGAAAGGCTGCATTTCCTTCTTCCATAGGCAGCCTTGTGGTCTTCAGACCcctggaagaagaaatgaagatctATATGAAAGCCAACAAGTCCACTGAGAACTACTTAGAAGTCTGTGGATTTTTGACAGATAAACATGGCCAGGTTTTGGCAGAACTGAAGCATGTTGGCATCACCTATATGACACAAGGATCTGCTAATGATGACTTCTTGTTTGAAAATAAGTGGAAACCAATCTCTCCAGTGCCAGTGGCTGGGTATTCGATGGACTCACCTCCATTCCTGGTATTTGCTGACAAATTTGGAGTAGCTCAACAGCTAAAAAAGTACTTACACAGTCAGTCCAAGTATATTACATCTGAGGAATGGGAAGCAGTGCAAAATTCTGAGGAGTcagaaagggagaggatgaagaaAGAGATCGAAGGCTTCCATGATGTGTTGTTCATGTGGGGAATTCAAAACTTCAGCGAAGAAACCCCAGGAACAATAATCATGAAATACTCGGCAAAGTGTTGTGAGACATTCCGCCAAATTATCTTGGCCTTGAGGGGGCAAAATGCTCCTTGTTCTGTGACACTTATCACTTACAGAGCCACGTCAAGAAACATTGATCAGATCAATCCTGGCCCTGTTCTCTCTGGCATGACAAGGTGCTGTTTCGTAGAAGTTCCAGACATCACATTTAAGATGGTAGATATCAGCTTTCCAAGTACACAGGACATAGCAAGTTTAGCAGAGGCTGTGATCAAATATAAGGGGCAAGAGTATCCTGAACTCTGGATTGATCAGGGAAGAATGTACATTAATGAAATCAGGCGCACTCCCTATGAACTCCCTTCTGACACCCAAATTCCCAAGGATACACACACACCAGGTGTATTCTCTTTATACACAGCAAATCCATACAAGGCAATAGATGTGTCTGCTCAGGCTACAGAACCTGAGGACCTTCCCCTTGAAAACCATTCCGTGGAAGTTCAAGTTGAGAGGATATGCGTCCATTCAGAAGACTACTTTCCTGTTAGCACCTCTAGTCTGACCTTCGGGAAGACTCTCTACTGGACTGAGCACACCATGGAAAAACATCACTTGCTAGCCTTGGACTTCAGTGGCACAGTAAccaaaattggaaaaggagtgaAGGAAGTAAAGGTTGGGGACCACATTGCAACTTGCTTCCCAGTTGGGGCCTCGTCAAGGGTCTTCATTCCTGAGATGATCTGCTTCCAAACCAAGAAATTACCAATTTTTAGAAACACACCGTGTGTGTCATATTTCATAATAGCATGGAAAATTCTCACTCAGATATTGCCAAGACCAAAGTCTCTTGCCCCTTTATCTGTCATCTGTACTCATCCAGGATCCACTTTAGGCCAAGTGCTGACCTTGGCAGCTAAGGAAATGGGCTGGAAAGCCAACCTTCTCTCACCTTCTCCCGGTGTACAGAAAACTCTGAAAGAATGTCAGGCGCTCATATTTCTGTCTCCGTTATCCAGCTTCTCCAAAGAAATGCTGTCTGACCTTTCAAACCTCAGAGATGTGGTGGTTTTATATGGGAGTCACCAGCCTGAATTTCTGCAGCAGCTATTTCATAACAGTCAGGATCATATCCAGGTTCACACCCTAAATATCAGTCCGGTTTTTCAGAAATCAGCTTTAATACACAATAATCGAGCGATCTACCAGTGGGTGAAATcaatgacttttaaaaagaacacaaacttagccttttctctttttcaaccCACTGGGTCTCTGGCATGCACAGAGCCAGCTCCTGATTCCTACTTCACATGCAAGGCCATCCCACTTCTTGTGTTGGGAGGAAGATCACCAGAAAGAGAAGTTTCAGACATACCTAAGAATGCAGCAGGAAAGAAACTGTTTAAGTCAAATGCAGTGTATATTGTGTCAGGAGGACTCTCTGGCCTTGGCTTTGAAACAGTCAGATTTATTGCCCAGAAGGGGGGCGGCTCTGTGGTGATTCTTTCAAGAAGAAGTCCAAATGCTGAGCAACAACTGGAAATGCAGTCTATGGAAAGACAGAATGAAGGCTGCAAGATCATCAGCTTGCAGTGTGATGTGACTCTTCACTCTGATGTGAACAAGGTGATCAGTTCCATTGGCAACATCTTTCCCAAGGTTCCAATCAAAGGTGTGTTCCACAGTGCAGTCGTGTTGGATGATGCACATCTTGAAGCTCTAAATGTCAGTCGCTTTGAGAAAGTACTAAGTCCCAAAGTGGCAGGAGTAATAAATCTTCATTATGCTACTAGGGGACATAAGCTGGATTATTTTGTCTGTTATTCATCTCTTACTTCCTTCCTTGGCAATGCAACCCAAGCAAATTATGCTGCTGCTAATTCCTTCCTAGACCTCTTCTGCCATTATCGGAGGAACTGTGGTCTTGCTGGTCAATCCATTAACTGGGgtgctttgaacctaggactactGTTAAACAAAGACAATCTTCATAAGTTTTTAGCAAGCAAGGGGATACTTACTCTTCAGAAATCTGAAGTTTATGAATACCTTGAAAAAAGCTTACTTCTAAATAATCCTCAGCAAGCAATAGTTAAATTCAATATAAGGgcaatgaaaaattatttctttagtcAAGTTCCGTATTTCAGAATCCGATTTGGTCATTTTTTGCAGAATGAAGACAATACATTGGCTGAGCCTAATAGCATGGCTCATCAGGATTCATCATCTATGGCAACTCAAGATTATATCTATTCTCTAGTAAGTGAGCTGAGTAATATCAATCCCAAGGACATAACAATGAACACACCTCTCATGTCACTCGGCATGGACTCTATGTCAGCTATGACCCTTCAAAATCGACTTTTCCAAGATAAAAAGGTAGATGTTCCTCTCATCAAATTTCTTGATCCCAATGCAACTCTGATGACCATTCAGGCACTTTTAGAGGGACAATCAGAGGAACCTGTAAATAATGGAGATAGTGATACAATTCAAGACacttatttttaa